The following nucleotide sequence is from Acyrthosiphon pisum isolate AL4f chromosome A2, pea_aphid_22Mar2018_4r6ur, whole genome shotgun sequence.
ttatgcatattttgtcagtttttaGTGCTTACatgcatgcatatttaatagttttaaatgcattaaattcatAGCCTTGGTAATAACTGTATACTAGACTGGTATGGTCCCCAAAAAAAGAGGAAGGCCCCtccaaaattattaaacattgttcaaagtataaaatgataaaataggtacttaatagttattttacaacaattgacaaaatcttgaaaaactaaattatgaaacaataaaacaaaatatttctatactCCACGCGGAATAAGAACGTACCCGGGCGGCGGACCAAAACAGGTTTGCCGCGCACAAGTCGGGCTTatgactataactatattatgtttataactatGACAAGGTTGCGGGGGGGACCGGTCGCCGTCTGCGCGACGAGGTACTTATTTCTATTCTTATTCCGCGCCGAGTATAGAAGTGTGTTTTCTAACTTATACAAACTACTTCAAGTAGCCATGACAATACCAATCAACTCGGTTACATGTGAACGAAGCTTTTCTGCAATGCACAAAGTTGAGACATAACTACGTATGAGTATGCTgcaagaaaaatttaataacttcaatattatacacttaaagAGTAAATGAACCTATTTTCTAATCAAAATAGGTTTATTgtactataaattaatgttttttttagtgcatatattatgtatttagtaaTGTTGTATTTTAGTAGTTAATGCGTACTGAAGGTAATATTGATATTAGACAAGGGGCAAAGCCCCCGCGACTTATTTTGCAAAGAAAAATTTAAGCCCCCCTAAAATTCAATTGAATCTCCGCCTATGACCCTTCCCCGGTGAGAAGTTTAGTTTGTTAAAATTTCTTTTCGTTTTTCGCTCggtcaaaatatgaaattttaatacaaggtggtattatcaattattataatagaagttGCAGAAAAGTATTAAagatagtctataatatatttttataagcttttgaCAAATGACaactttaaacaaaattacgaaaaattatttcaaattgtgtTACCCATATTACTCCATGACAAAATGTATGGTGTTACCATAACgatttattagatataaaatagtattaagatagtactatcttaaatcgtggttaccatagactatattatgtgaccatattattgtataatatgattctaGACAAAGAAAGGCATATgcagtttaattaataaatggtaCATAGTTATTACAGATATGGTTGCACTGTGCCTGATATTCTAATCAAAATATGTCAACAAACATTGTTGTGATTTGTGGTTTGCCTGAAGAACTACTTACTATAGTTACTGTCTAGTGTTTACTTAATAGTAACTACAACTAGTGACAAGGAAATCTGGACAGTGAAAATTTATGTCTTGTGgcataatgttaaaaatttttttgtagtttgacatttattattttttttggtttggtaaataaaataacttaataatttataaataatggcAAATCAATATAAAGGATGTTGTGTGTCTATTAATTGTGTGGATGGTTCAGTCGTTCAAGGTGAAGTGAGCGGTATGTCGGATGACAATGAAACTCTAATCCTAAAACGACCGTTTAAAAATGGTATACCACATACTGAAAAAGAAATTCGTTTAAAGTAATgctataatagtacaaagtgaATTAAACtcagataaatattttgttttattatgttttaaatagaGCCTCGATGATAGAGAACCTAAAGATTATAAAAGCACAACTAGAAAATGAACCAGTTATCAATAATAACCAAGtagccaaaaatattaaaaaaagtgtccCTGTACCTAAATCAAACAATGTCAAGCaaaagaataaaacaaaaattgctcCAAATTCTGAACCTGGTTGGTATATTTAATGGAAtgtttaatacctacatatttaggAACATTAAAGATGTTGAAATAATATctcaagaaaattaaattaataagattttatgtaatattaggcaatattctttaaaattgttACACCAACTTGTGCATAAGATCATTTGATCTATAATTgaatagtataattgtatattaattgttgtctACTTATGTAGAACAACCACCGCAGAATTTTACGAATCATAAAGAAAGAAATGATGCTTGTTTTGGTGTATCACTTGATACAATTGTCAAGGAAGATTttgatttcgaaaaaaatttagctttattcaacaaaaaagctttttataataaaattcataagaAACCAGATCTTGTTCCACAtgaaaaagtttcaaataaatataaacatactgAGAATGTACTACATTCTACTCCAGTCAAATTCAGACAAGTTACAGTTCCTTCCCCTGctattaatgaatatataacAGGTAAATTGTATACTATGCATAATCTGTTTAACAAATCACTTCATAtgttatttgaataacaaaatatttcttattccAATAATTTTTAGATGATGGACTAGTTGTCCCAAGTATAACATCAGAATTACGATGGAAACTGTTTAACCTAGTGGAAGAGAATGGTTTAACAACGGGACGTCAAAATGAGATAATTGGGCGAGCTGCTACTGAAATGGTGTTGCAACTTTTAGGTGGAggttataggtaaaatattatatcaacaaatatttagtctctaaacaaataattatttgttattttacactAGATTTAATCCCAGAAATGAACATCAATGGCCTAGAGTAGTGGTTTTATGTGGACCTAATCGATCAGGTGCAATGGGTGTGAATTGTGCAAGACAATTAAGCAGTTATGGTGTCCATACTGTAGTTGTACTTTCTGAACCAGGATTGTATACTCCACAGTTGGCTAATGAAATGGCTTTGTATCAATTTACAACTGGTACACTTATTACTAGTGCAGCAGGTAATTAAACTAAACTAGTTTTTTTCTTGTTATCAATACTATGGAAAACTACTGACAATTCGTAAGAATTATAACAAGTactaaatgtattcattttcctactcattttaaaaataagctactgcttagaatttaaaatattaatttggctAGGTACTGAGTTAGTTAGATTTTAGAGCTCAGATGAAGTGTTCAAAAtagaatatactatattatgtataataaaaaaaatatttatattttatatactatataaatacatatttttttttttagagttgcacGGTTTATTAGATCCAGATTTTGTTGTAGTATCTTTGGCTGATGAACAAACTGATACTGTATCTCGAAATATTACTAACTGGGCTAAATCGGTTAGATCACCATTAATGGCCATTGATCCTCCATCACAAGGAACACCTTCAGTAGTAGTGAAATATTCTCTAGTACCTGCTTTACCTTTATCTTACAGTGAATCAAATGGTAAAATTTATCTTTGTAATATGGGTATACCTACTCAAGTATTTCATTTAACTGGAATCCAGTATAAATCACCATTTGGTTCTAAATCTGTAATACCCTTACACAATAATGAgtgatttaatacaattttaataattatttgtttttgacgaATCCTAAaagatgattttaatataagtacttatatgttttgtgtccaatttttttttttttttaatggtctttaaaatgtattcaaataatgtttaatacaatttgaataatttattattatatattttattttttcatggtTCGTTTGCATGTTATTGATATGTCAATAATTAGTTTACCTATCatttttttactgatatttttttacattaaatctattttgtgtattatattgtcCGTTAATATTTCCCCGAActgaaattaaaacttaaaagtatatttaaatgttctaaTCATtcatgtattgtgtatattgtgagttgatttataaaacaaaaatattttagttattataataatggtaaatatatttataatgtatattatttttttataaacatttttatttttacttgtaattattcaatttttaacattatatttacattttgtagatGTTATATTCGTATTcacataaatgattattattaaactgtaataaaaaacaacaaatagcCCACCATCATAatctacataaattaatttaaaatctagtaTAATTGGCAAATTGATGATGAAATATATtagactatttttaataaaacaaaaaattgtacttgaatatgtgtattatatatttttttaaatttcttattcaaaaatgattatttattgagtttaaaaatacatttgatttgAAACGGGTAATATACAGTAAGACCCCTATCGTCTTAACTAATTTGGACTGCACCTAGTTTGGatacaattgttttaatactatatagtatatatacaggGATGGGCAAGATACTCAAAAATCAGTATTGCGATACTAGAACCTTGGGCTTGAAGTATCGAGATACTAAATACtcgatacttacattttaaatatttaggttctcgatacatttgaaaaaattagtcATAATCTACGATacataggatttttttttaaattttttttaaaattttttttatacacaattaaataggttgtgaatctaaacaaatgcatttaactttaaaattccaaatattatttaagtataaatatattataataagtcaatcgttaaattaaataaataataaatatcatcatATCGAATAGTATACAATGAcacaacaaaaaatgttaaatgcatttaactttaaaatttcaaatattaattaagtataaatatattattgtgttcattACTCACTTTATCGCCATCATCTGTCACGCGAAAGGTAGACTACTACAGTCTACAAGAACGAATTGTATGATGCACTATGCACTTTGTACTGTCATATAGATTACAGATATGGatatctaatataggtacggaCCACAGATGTACGGTAAAGACATAAAGTCCCATTAAACATGTATGTGTGGTGCGTCCCAGTACACAGATATAACTTAATATGGCTAAtaggttgaaaaataattttgtacaagtTGTAGGTACTGCAATtaaattatggatttataaattttaattcaccgcgcatattattttacacatattaatatagtattatactaaacCATAGTCAAACAGTTGTGGTTGGTAGATAagcaagtaaaaataatattaaataattaattttttcaaagtatGGCAATAATAAAGTATCGAGTgttatttgacaaaattattttgtcaaatactTGATACATAGTCTAAAAATGTATCGCAACactagatactcgatacttcatataattgtatcgaTATACTAGATACAATTATATCGAAGATACTGCCCAACCCTGAGTATATACCATTATAGTGGAGGGGAGGACAGGGTTTTATGATTCTCAGGATACATGGTAGACATTTTTGAGGGGGTGTTGGGGCTTAAGATACAATATGGTAAgcaataacataaaacaaaatttaaaatatttacagtctcataataattatatctattatatagtgGGTaggttctaaattctaaaatataagttgTGCATCatggtttatacatttttgctaAGCCACTACACTATGATTATGTATACAATAGCTTCAACGCGTATTGATATTTGGAAACGTCAATTGCAGTTCAGATATAATCAAGGTTCTACAGTATAATTTcctttatggtataatataagtcagcaatataattttacttgttAGCAGATTTTGAAATCAATGGGACTAAACATGTAATAAATTCTATCTATTTATACAATGTGTTTCGGGGGGAATTTAATGGGCGGCGTCATATGATagtagttatgaaaaaaaactactttaaaggaagttttttttttattactttcaaaaatgaaaatgtttgacaatttgtttttcctttattatttaataaaaataatttatacatttttggattAACTCTGtcacataaacaaaaaaaatacaaaaaaaaaaccatgaactAGTCTACACACATCTATAtagtttgttaaatttatataaaaatcatgtaaaaaatcgtaaaacaaaatttcaaattcaaattttggattcaaaaacttcaaaaatccaaaaactaactataaaaatgtggGCAAGTGAGTGTCGCTCTGCTTACAGTAATGCTATaagtaatggatggtgttaaatttaaattcaatgatataatatcattgtataagaaaaaagcaaatttaaaaaaatcaaaaatgtcttacgcctataaataacttaagtctaaatattttgaaaatgttatcatgacGCCCAAATGCCCAATAACATATAGTTGGTGAAGTAGATGACTAGGGAATTGTGTGACGAGTACCTGCTGGAAGTTGGACAGAGAGTATGGACGTGCATGAGCCGTTGCACCAGTTACGTGCAATGTGTATAGAGCATACACGGTTAACACTTAGGCCAACACTCCACAACCCCAGGTTTGAAATCGCACCAGCCTGTGGGTTTAGAAGTACTTACACTTTGAGTTTTATTCTAAAGTAAGAGGAAGTATGTGGAATGTAGAAACATTAAAAGGTAAAAGTAAGGAGTTAGAAGGAGTTTTAAAGAGAAGAAAGGTGAATATTTATTGAGCGCAAGAAACTATGTGGAAAGGCCAGGAAGCAAAGGAAATTGGGGAGGAGTGCACCCTGTTCCCCGGGGCGGCAAATTTatattgccatattattattgtgtattaatcaataattgtatcaaaaaattaattaatttatgtaatatatttaatttttattataaccttTTGTTAAAAGCAAATATTACAGctcaaatatattgttttcatcaaTTAGCCGGGaatcaatgttaataattacaaacaatatttaaggTTTACTATGAACTAAGAAAGGTGTTTTGCGTCGGCATTATTGATGATTAAATCAGAAATAACAAATAAAGCAGATTTTGAAGAAATGTccactttattttcaaatatccaATCTGGgagagttataaataaatatatctagtttataattattaataaaattcccagaaaaaagcaattaaaataaataataaatttgcgGAATGGAGTAGGCATGAAAATAAATGAGGTAATGAAACTATGAAAAGAAGAGTAGTAGGGGTTGAAAAaagcgataaaataataatagatgggTGGCTGACATCATATAACTGGGAGGGAAGGGTGAAGAAAGGAAGATACAATTTTACTTTGGACAgtgaataataagtaaaaatcatgtagaaatatacattaaaagtaACTGTTTtagattgtaattattaattgtatacaacttaaaaatatatgtgtactcatccacaaaatgtaatattaaaatcaaccaAAATCCTTGTATTTGAGAAAAGTAGttgattttatttcataatactgaagttatcaataaatataatataatattatggttaacttttacaatattttttttttaaattctttttatattaaagtaaataatttgaataatttgagttaattatagattatcaaataatattaataagatacTTATACTTTATTTGTGTTATTGTCAATGACAATATGcagtttatgtataaaatatttcataccaTGGTATAGAAACATgacaatcataataacaataattaagtaaatagcttattattaaaaagtaaattttaaacaaatattttgtcaatatgattttaaaaaaattacataaattaaaaaattattattaataaaaatgtacaaattaattataaaaaaaagtagtacACATTGTAAGATAGAAACCAAAACATACAGTTACACAAAATAAATCACAGACaactgttataaaaaatattacttgtaggaattcttttcaaaaatttgtTACTGAATGGACTCTggaatgaaacataatataaaaagtaagttaaatacagcataattaatttagaattaaaaattacccTAGCATTTACACTCTGTCAAGCAAGAGAACACGCCAATTTCTGACGGGCCGCGGTGTGTTCACTCCCTGAACAGAATATAGATTATTT
It contains:
- the LOC100164273 gene encoding enhancer of mRNA-decapping protein 3 isoform X2, with amino-acid sequence MIENLKIIKAQLENEPVINNNQVAKNIKKSVPVPKSNNVKQKNKTKIAPNSEPEQPPQNFTNHKERNDACFGVSLDTIVKEDFDFEKNLALFNKKAFYNKIHKKPDLVPHEKVSNKYKHTENVLHSTPVKFRQVTVPSPAINEYITDDGLVVPSITSELRWKLFNLVEENGLTTGRQNEIIGRAATEMVLQLLGGGYRFNPRNEHQWPRVVVLCGPNRSGAMGVNCARQLSSYGVHTVVVLSEPGLYTPQLANEMALYQFTTGTLITSAAELHGLLDPDFVVVSLADEQTDTVSRNITNWAKSVRSPLMAIDPPSQGTPSVVVKYSLVPALPLSYSESNGKIYLCNMGIPTQVFHLTGIQYKSPFGSKSVIPLHNNE
- the LOC100164273 gene encoding enhancer of mRNA-decapping protein 3 isoform X1, with amino-acid sequence MANQYKGCCVSINCVDGSVVQGEVSGMSDDNETLILKRPFKNGIPHTEKEIRLKASMIENLKIIKAQLENEPVINNNQVAKNIKKSVPVPKSNNVKQKNKTKIAPNSEPEQPPQNFTNHKERNDACFGVSLDTIVKEDFDFEKNLALFNKKAFYNKIHKKPDLVPHEKVSNKYKHTENVLHSTPVKFRQVTVPSPAINEYITDDGLVVPSITSELRWKLFNLVEENGLTTGRQNEIIGRAATEMVLQLLGGGYRFNPRNEHQWPRVVVLCGPNRSGAMGVNCARQLSSYGVHTVVVLSEPGLYTPQLANEMALYQFTTGTLITSAAELHGLLDPDFVVVSLADEQTDTVSRNITNWAKSVRSPLMAIDPPSQGTPSVVVKYSLVPALPLSYSESNGKIYLCNMGIPTQVFHLTGIQYKSPFGSKSVIPLHNNE